The following are encoded together in the Bradymonas sediminis genome:
- a CDS encoding DKNYY domain-containing protein — translation MPRLGRILTLLGCALLSLISTSCSPLGEPVAEGISSGYYFSRWGDEVFFSAEGNWLGLGKSVVEGADRESFRPLSEHLAVDRARVYYRQYPQPQVDRDSFRVQGRVWQDDAHIYYARSRDTRLRVVEGADPEMFRYLFPEAENPTDWARDAEHYYLRHKAVEVDVDSFRILNETFVADRDSIYRNNTLPLARIVEVSGPIEQINDFHLRMGDQIISAGSWAFEVVTFDAIDEVRAIGTRVLVLNGQVYEKGKLLREWDGDAASLTTWPDNPYYAHDAGAVYALRPVLKRVEGADLASFEPAQDYGAYATDARRVYFNGRHLKDADRATFAIGRDADGVFAHDKHGRFMMGIRP, via the coding sequence ATGCCGCGACTTGGACGAATTTTAACCCTATTAGGCTGCGCGCTGCTCTCGCTCATCTCGACGAGTTGCTCGCCGCTTGGCGAGCCGGTGGCTGAGGGGATTTCGTCGGGGTATTATTTTTCGAGATGGGGCGATGAGGTGTTTTTCTCGGCCGAGGGGAATTGGCTGGGTCTGGGGAAGTCGGTGGTGGAGGGGGCGGATCGGGAGAGCTTTCGGCCGCTCTCCGAGCACCTGGCGGTGGACCGCGCGCGGGTCTATTATCGGCAATATCCCCAGCCGCAGGTTGACCGAGACAGCTTTCGCGTCCAGGGGCGGGTTTGGCAGGACGACGCGCATATCTACTATGCGCGCAGTCGGGACACGCGACTTCGCGTGGTTGAGGGGGCCGATCCGGAGATGTTTCGCTACCTCTTTCCCGAGGCTGAAAACCCGACGGATTGGGCGCGCGACGCCGAGCATTATTATCTGAGGCATAAGGCCGTTGAGGTCGACGTCGACTCGTTTCGTATCTTAAACGAGACCTTTGTGGCCGACCGCGACTCTATCTATCGCAACAACACGCTGCCCCTGGCGCGAATTGTCGAGGTCAGCGGGCCCATCGAGCAGATCAACGACTTTCATCTTAGGATGGGCGATCAGATCATCAGCGCGGGCAGTTGGGCGTTTGAGGTGGTGACATTTGACGCGATCGACGAGGTCCGCGCGATCGGCACGCGGGTGCTCGTGCTCAACGGGCAAGTCTATGAAAAAGGGAAGCTTTTGCGGGAGTGGGACGGCGACGCGGCGAGCCTCACGACCTGGCCGGACAACCCCTATTATGCCCATGACGCGGGCGCGGTCTATGCCTTGCGCCCGGTCCTCAAGCGCGTCGAGGGGGCGGATCTGGCGAGCTTTGAGCCGGCCCAGGATTACGGCGCGTATGCTACGGATGCGCGGCGGGTGTATTTTAACGGGCGCCACTTAAAAGATGCGGACCGCGCGACCTTTGCGATCGGCCGCGACGCCGATGGCGTCTTCGCCCACGACAAGCATGGTCGCTTCATGATGGGCATTCGCCCGTAG
- a CDS encoding sensor domain-containing diguanylate cyclase — MDIRTLLICFFAVLSLQAIVLFVAHRNRQARDGTGWMALAFGALGLASGLFMLRDILPDFLTIIVSNTLFASGLALMHRGVSEFVGLGRRHLVMHLFVLSGVLAGVTYFTYGDYDTPMRIVTVSLAYFVEAGLSALLLVRSTSVTRDEERFLGAMFGVLAIANALRAGLTLRYGSSPDFMQSGLIQSLSFLVFIVTCTAIGFFFVWMSVARRHVMLHRQATRDPLTGLLNRRGFLSLAPARMRAAQQEGREVLLLFADIDGLKQVNDTFGHGAGDNIICEAADVLREVLRASDSVARLGGDEFCALMPVRAIEDGPLILRRIEDQVALQNASAGREYILSISAATAAVSPLETRPLEDLLGEADRKMYATKRRRKSPASLNVAG; from the coding sequence ATGGATATTCGCACACTCCTGATCTGCTTTTTTGCCGTGCTCAGCCTGCAGGCGATCGTGCTCTTTGTGGCGCATCGCAACCGCCAGGCGCGTGACGGCACCGGGTGGATGGCGCTGGCATTTGGGGCGCTTGGGCTGGCCAGTGGGCTCTTTATGCTCCGGGATATCCTGCCGGATTTCCTCACGATCATTGTGAGCAATACGCTGTTTGCGTCCGGGCTTGCGCTGATGCATCGGGGCGTCTCGGAATTTGTGGGCTTGGGCCGCCGCCATCTCGTCATGCATCTCTTCGTTCTGAGCGGGGTGCTCGCCGGCGTGACCTATTTTACCTATGGGGACTATGACACCCCGATGCGCATCGTGACCGTGAGCCTTGCCTATTTTGTCGAGGCCGGCCTCAGCGCGCTTCTTTTGGTCCGAAGCACGAGCGTCACCCGCGACGAGGAGCGGTTTTTGGGCGCGATGTTCGGGGTGCTCGCCATCGCCAACGCCCTGCGCGCCGGGTTGACCCTGCGTTACGGGTCCTCGCCCGATTTTATGCAAAGCGGGCTGATTCAAAGCCTGTCTTTTTTGGTCTTTATCGTGACCTGCACCGCCATCGGCTTCTTTTTCGTGTGGATGAGCGTTGCCCGGCGTCACGTGATGTTGCACCGCCAGGCCACTCGAGACCCGTTGACCGGCCTATTGAATCGCCGGGGGTTTTTGTCGCTGGCGCCGGCGCGCATGCGCGCGGCGCAACAAGAAGGTCGCGAGGTCTTGCTCCTCTTCGCCGATATCGACGGCCTCAAGCAGGTCAACGATACCTTCGGGCACGGCGCCGGAGACAATATTATTTGTGAGGCCGCCGATGTATTGCGCGAGGTGCTGCGCGCGTCGGACAGCGTCGCGCGCCTGGGCGGCGACGAATTCTGCGCGCTGATGCCGGTGAGAGCGATTGAGGACGGGCCGCTGATTCTGCGGCGGATCGAAGACCAGGTGGCGCTGCAGAACGCGTCGGCCGGGCGCGAGTATATCCTGAGCATCAGCGCGGCGACCGCGGCGGTGTCGCCCCTGGAGACGCGCCCGCTCGAGGATCTCTTGGGCGAGGCGGACCGCAAGATGTACGCGACCAAGCGGCGGCGAAAGTCCCCGGCGAGTTTGAACGTCGCAGGTTGA
- a CDS encoding HAMP domain-containing sensor histidine kinase, with amino-acid sequence MKLRPKLAVTLVAIVIPVLVVFTLFRISAERRAFRERTAERVAARLEARAPGRCLRDPESFHLNRRGFQIYGYGPDYRSANPQAPPLPGDVVEALRAGEETASASFWRRSPYAGVSAVGTQWEDSPCSALAVFWPHHVGRGPGRFARDIALQTFVAFMVLLLTALIAAGPIVRRIRRLTEAIEEAGGPDYQVKEETDADDEIGELARAFNTAGERVSETVSQLEARDRALTEYIANTTHDLAIPLTVLQHRLSKLQKQLEASDDRALADAAMEEAHYIAALITNMGAAARLDRTGEELTVHPCDLCELVERVVSRFEPLAEQKEIELNWAVPPERLESRCDSTLVEQALSNFVQNAIQYNSAGGHISVLLEDARPSDGRGGFELRVLDDGPGVPEELLARLTERSFRMDESRTRQPGGQGFGLSIAQRVVELHGWSLKLQNGAEGGLEVVVSA; translated from the coding sequence TTGAAGCTTCGGCCAAAACTCGCCGTGACCCTGGTCGCCATCGTCATCCCGGTGCTGGTGGTCTTTACGCTGTTTCGGATCTCGGCCGAGCGCCGCGCCTTCCGCGAGCGCACAGCCGAGCGCGTCGCGGCGCGTCTGGAGGCGAGGGCTCCCGGTCGCTGCCTGCGCGATCCAGAGAGCTTCCACCTGAACCGGCGTGGCTTCCAGATTTACGGCTACGGCCCCGACTATCGCTCGGCAAACCCGCAGGCGCCGCCGCTGCCGGGCGATGTCGTCGAGGCGTTGCGCGCCGGCGAGGAGACCGCAAGCGCGTCTTTCTGGAGAAGATCTCCCTACGCCGGCGTGAGCGCCGTGGGCACTCAGTGGGAGGACTCGCCGTGTTCGGCGTTGGCCGTCTTCTGGCCGCATCACGTCGGCCGAGGTCCGGGGCGCTTCGCCAGAGATATCGCCCTGCAGACCTTCGTCGCCTTCATGGTCCTGCTCCTGACCGCCCTGATCGCCGCCGGGCCGATCGTGCGCCGGATTCGCCGGCTCACCGAGGCGATCGAAGAGGCCGGCGGACCGGACTATCAGGTCAAAGAGGAGACCGACGCCGACGACGAGATCGGGGAGCTCGCGCGCGCGTTTAACACCGCCGGTGAGCGGGTCAGCGAGACGGTCAGCCAGCTCGAGGCGCGCGACCGCGCGCTGACCGAGTATATCGCCAACACCACCCACGACCTGGCGATCCCGCTGACCGTGCTCCAGCACAGGTTGAGCAAGCTCCAAAAACAGCTCGAAGCCAGCGACGACCGCGCGCTCGCCGACGCCGCGATGGAAGAGGCGCATTATATCGCCGCGCTCATCACCAATATGGGCGCCGCCGCGCGCCTCGACCGCACCGGCGAGGAGCTCACCGTGCACCCGTGCGACCTCTGCGAGCTCGTCGAGCGCGTCGTCTCCCGCTTCGAGCCGCTGGCCGAGCAAAAGGAGATCGAGCTCAACTGGGCCGTCCCGCCAGAGCGCCTCGAGTCCCGCTGCGACTCGACCCTGGTCGAGCAAGCGCTGAGCAATTTTGTCCAAAACGCCATCCAATATAACTCGGCAGGCGGGCATATAAGCGTGCTCCTGGAAGACGCGAGACCGAGCGACGGGCGCGGCGGCTTCGAGCTGCGCGTCCTCGACGACGGCCCCGGCGTCCCCGAAGAGCTCCTCGCCCGCCTCACCGAGCGCTCGTTTCGCATGGATGAGTCACGCACGCGCCAGCCGGGCGGGCAGGGCTTTGGCCTGTCGATCGCCCAGCGCGTAGTCGAGCTGCATGGGTGGAGCTTGAAGCTGCAAAACGGCGCGGAGGGTGGGCTAGAGGTGGTCGTCAGCGCCTAA
- a CDS encoding YecA family protein, whose translation MKLHPEQPRTGNEAVDRLVAHLFAHLESDPGNRYGQREVPDELREQIVAADAPMTQALLAILADRELSWEDAPGEGWIVILAPRLLAARGDEAAIEPMIELLSECHWETWLYGELISALQIFGKAAFGPTLRALEAAEASGEDPEDEQGFRGGLLEVLINVGVHDDRVYERLLTELHEDIELGASHLGTYGDERALEPLSRVFDGETVDESGGLGANQHVLELSDAIRRLGGSLSDAQRAKVRRADRIREESRGRPQPVFGAPGVQESGSYTKSPREEVGRNAPCPCGSGKKYKRCCLRR comes from the coding sequence ATGAAACTTCACCCAGAGCAACCCAGAACAGGCAACGAGGCGGTCGACCGCCTCGTTGCGCACCTATTTGCGCATCTTGAGAGCGACCCGGGCAACCGGTATGGGCAGCGAGAGGTGCCGGACGAGCTTCGCGAGCAGATTGTCGCGGCCGACGCCCCGATGACACAGGCGCTCCTGGCGATTCTCGCGGATCGCGAGCTCAGTTGGGAAGACGCGCCCGGTGAGGGTTGGATCGTCATCCTGGCGCCGCGTCTGCTCGCCGCGCGTGGCGATGAGGCGGCGATCGAGCCGATGATCGAGCTCTTGTCCGAGTGCCATTGGGAGACGTGGTTGTACGGGGAGCTCATCAGCGCGCTGCAGATATTCGGCAAAGCCGCGTTCGGGCCGACGCTTCGAGCGCTTGAGGCGGCCGAGGCGTCTGGCGAAGATCCCGAGGATGAACAGGGTTTTCGAGGCGGGCTACTCGAGGTTTTGATCAACGTGGGCGTCCATGATGACCGGGTTTATGAGCGTCTCCTGACTGAATTGCACGAGGATATCGAGCTCGGCGCGTCGCACCTGGGCACCTACGGAGACGAGCGCGCTCTTGAGCCCTTGTCGCGCGTGTTCGATGGCGAAACGGTCGATGAGTCCGGCGGTTTGGGCGCCAACCAGCACGTGCTCGAGCTGAGCGACGCGATTCGCCGACTGGGCGGCAGCCTCAGCGATGCGCAGCGAGCAAAGGTCCGGCGAGCTGATCGGATACGTGAGGAGTCTCGGGGGCGGCCGCAGCCTGTATTCGGCGCGCCCGGAGTGCAAGAAAGCGGCTCGTATACCAAGAGTCCGCGTGAAGAAGTTGGCCGCAATGCGCCCTGCCCCTGCGGATCGGGGAAGAAGTACAAGCGCTGTTGCCTTCGGCGATGA
- a CDS encoding serine/threonine protein kinase, with amino-acid sequence MQLRSPNDIYDVEQPTAEGGFGVVSRATRQSTGERVAIKQLKLAQSSTWGSVERFKREARILKSLEHPLIPRYIDAFSDPQSGEYYLVQEWVDAPNMLEFIESGTPLETSRIADYLRDCLDILAYLSSFTPPIIHCDLSPRNILIGPSHAYIIDFTGVVLRGEARAVDASVTGTFGYMAPEQLVGNAVPASDVYGLGVSFAQLTTRQPPSDWPTDPSSGLPSPQQPLQFASRELVDALTAMTRPSLGERVADPQRLKMMLAGGVQPNTPLAKTNPSSEDSGGQRNSSPNGIMVPALLVLLLVAGAAGFVFFSGSPASIPDPHQTSVTSTPKIAISDGERSEPNRPPKPAPASRFEQSSIGQKLVIENDSDSTVSLRLVAENGHLKLALNGSSLPDGTRLRVHEQKSTARFGIAQLKVELDYPLGEIPISALDGVGATVDIDTTLTIILPNTKPISQQIPELPVRIGALQALSSGVKTGLLFPGEAEDEPANAGTVALLTRSNIQFKVFGPGRRLKDIDLLAAKEHIETDRTIECKTTDGKMVTFREVDSQITLHDRRSGDIIAEKRFNAPHKCSKYEFAVGDTPGHFADPKAIEAWLTSFLD; translated from the coding sequence ATGCAACTCAGGTCACCCAACGACATCTATGATGTTGAGCAACCGACGGCAGAAGGCGGCTTCGGCGTCGTGAGTCGGGCGACCCGTCAGTCTACGGGCGAACGAGTCGCGATCAAGCAACTGAAGCTCGCACAGTCGTCGACATGGGGTTCCGTCGAGCGATTCAAGCGCGAGGCGCGGATCTTGAAATCGCTGGAGCACCCCCTCATTCCCCGCTATATCGACGCGTTCTCAGACCCGCAAAGCGGTGAATATTATCTGGTTCAGGAGTGGGTGGATGCCCCCAATATGCTCGAGTTCATCGAGTCCGGTACACCGCTAGAGACCAGCCGCATTGCCGATTATCTGCGGGATTGCCTCGATATTTTGGCCTATCTAAGCTCCTTTACGCCCCCGATTATCCACTGTGACCTGAGCCCTCGAAATATCCTCATCGGCCCCAGTCACGCCTATATCATCGATTTTACCGGTGTCGTGCTCAGAGGAGAAGCGCGTGCGGTCGACGCGTCGGTGACCGGGACCTTCGGGTATATGGCGCCCGAACAACTCGTCGGAAACGCCGTGCCCGCCAGCGACGTTTATGGGCTTGGCGTCAGCTTTGCCCAGCTCACCACTCGCCAACCCCCGAGCGACTGGCCAACGGACCCGTCCAGCGGGCTGCCCTCGCCGCAGCAGCCACTCCAATTCGCCTCGCGGGAGCTCGTCGATGCGCTCACCGCGATGACGCGCCCCAGCCTGGGCGAGCGCGTCGCCGACCCCCAACGCCTTAAAATGATGCTCGCCGGCGGGGTGCAGCCCAATACCCCGCTCGCTAAGACCAACCCGTCGAGCGAAGACTCTGGAGGCCAACGAAATTCATCGCCCAACGGCATCATGGTCCCGGCCTTGCTCGTCTTACTTCTAGTCGCTGGTGCCGCTGGTTTCGTGTTCTTTAGCGGGAGCCCTGCGTCAATCCCCGACCCACACCAAACCTCCGTGACGAGCACGCCGAAGATAGCAATATCGGACGGAGAACGATCAGAGCCAAACCGCCCGCCCAAACCCGCCCCGGCGAGCCGCTTCGAGCAGAGCTCAATCGGTCAAAAACTCGTCATCGAAAATGACAGCGACAGCACCGTCTCGTTGCGACTCGTCGCGGAAAATGGACATCTTAAACTCGCGCTCAACGGGTCTTCCCTGCCCGACGGGACCCGGCTTCGGGTCCATGAACAAAAATCCACAGCCCGCTTTGGGATCGCTCAACTCAAAGTAGAGCTCGATTACCCGCTCGGCGAGATCCCCATCAGCGCGCTCGACGGGGTTGGCGCGACGGTCGATATCGACACAACGCTGACGATCATATTGCCCAACACCAAACCGATCAGCCAGCAAATCCCGGAGCTTCCGGTTCGAATCGGAGCCCTTCAGGCGCTGTCTTCAGGCGTCAAAACGGGGCTTCTATTTCCCGGCGAAGCCGAGGATGAGCCCGCAAATGCTGGAACGGTCGCCCTTCTTACGCGCTCAAATATTCAATTTAAGGTCTTCGGCCCGGGCCGCCGGCTCAAGGATATCGACTTGCTAGCCGCGAAGGAGCATATCGAGACCGACCGCACCATCGAGTGCAAAACCACCGACGGCAAGATGGTGACCTTTCGAGAGGTCGATTCTCAAATAACCCTCCACGATCGACGAAGCGGCGATATTATCGCAGAAAAACGATTCAATGCGCCCCATAAGTGCTCGAAATACGAGTTCGCCGTCGGGGATACACCCGGCCATTTTGCCGACCCAAAGGCGATTGAAGCCTGGTTGACGAGCTTTTTGGATTGA
- a CDS encoding DUF4345 family protein → MKNKEVILLRLSALILTAYALAFLVYPELLGRLVGFSHHSPNTLVEVTAFYGGLELGLAAFLFWSSNDETRVFSGLKTLFFVFFTAGVARAVGIARFGFEDPSQPIVTFLEIVWGLGANWMAPRFVARLNGSER, encoded by the coding sequence ATGAAGAACAAAGAAGTCATCCTTCTTCGCCTCAGCGCGCTTATTTTGACGGCATATGCACTGGCGTTTCTGGTTTATCCGGAGTTGTTGGGCAGGTTGGTTGGATTCTCCCATCATAGTCCGAACACGCTGGTCGAGGTGACGGCGTTTTACGGCGGACTTGAGTTGGGTTTGGCGGCGTTTTTGTTCTGGTCATCGAACGACGAAACCCGAGTCTTCTCGGGGCTAAAGACGCTGTTCTTCGTGTTTTTTACGGCCGGGGTTGCGCGCGCTGTCGGGATTGCTCGGTTTGGGTTCGAAGACCCGAGTCAGCCCATAGTCACATTTCTCGAGATTGTCTGGGGGCTTGGGGCGAATTGGATGGCACCACGATTTGTTGCGCGACTCAACGGCTCAGAACGCTGA
- a CDS encoding response regulator transcription factor: MTDQILLIEDDFALGDELFDSLDAEGYEVTWIKDGAEAYREAIEGYDLVVLDLMLPGKHGFDVLKKYRENSDVPVIILTARRETRDKLRGFELGSDDFMTKPFLPEELLARVRARLRRPVMRREADRELGPLSIDFDGRTVSVDGEPVELTAVEFDILAELARRPGMALSRRQLVERALPSESEATDRTLDVHISRIRKKLGVAGELVQTVWGIGYKLDNSKKRSR; the protein is encoded by the coding sequence ATGACTGATCAAATTCTGCTCATTGAAGACGACTTCGCCCTGGGCGATGAGCTCTTCGACTCGCTTGACGCCGAAGGCTACGAAGTGACCTGGATCAAAGACGGCGCCGAGGCGTACCGCGAGGCGATCGAGGGGTACGACCTGGTGGTCCTGGACTTGATGCTGCCGGGTAAGCACGGCTTCGACGTGCTCAAAAAATATCGTGAGAATTCCGATGTGCCGGTCATTATCCTGACCGCGCGCCGGGAGACGCGCGACAAGCTTCGCGGCTTCGAGCTCGGCAGCGACGACTTTATGACCAAGCCCTTTTTGCCCGAAGAGCTCCTGGCGCGCGTTCGTGCGCGGCTTCGCCGCCCGGTGATGCGCCGCGAGGCCGACCGCGAGCTCGGCCCCCTGTCGATCGACTTCGACGGGCGCACCGTCTCCGTCGACGGCGAGCCGGTCGAGCTGACCGCGGTCGAGTTCGACATCCTCGCCGAGCTCGCCAGGCGCCCGGGCATGGCGCTGAGCCGCCGCCAGCTCGTCGAGCGCGCGCTCCCCAGCGAGAGCGAGGCCACCGATCGCACCCTCGACGTGCATATCTCGCGCATCCGAAAAAAACTCGGCGTGGCTGGCGAGCTCGTCCAGACTGTCTGGGGCATCGGCTATAAGCTCGATAATTCGAAGAAGAGGTCGCGTTGA